In one window of Eretmochelys imbricata isolate rEreImb1 chromosome 21, rEreImb1.hap1, whole genome shotgun sequence DNA:
- the SLC16A1 gene encoding monocarboxylate transporter 1, with protein sequence MPPAIGGPQGYTPPEGGWGWAVVIGAFISIGFSYAFPKSITVFFKEIEVIFDASSSKVSWISSIMLAVMYAGGPISSILVNKYGSRPVMIAGGCLSGCGLIAASFCNTVEELYFCVGVVGGLGLAFNLNPALTMIGKYFYKKRPLANGLAMAGSPVFLSTLAPLNQFFFSIFGWRGSFLILGGLLLNCCVAGSLMRPIGPKPDQLKKEVSKEVLQEAGKSTVKADEGAGDASMDLIAGKTKKQKLTVYQTINKFLDLSLFTHRGFLLYLSGNVIMFFGLFTPLVFLSNYAKSKEFGNESAAFLLSILAFVDMVARPSMGLVANTKWVRPRIQYFFAVSVVYNGACHLLAPFSTTYAGFCVYAGFFGFAFGWLSSVLFETLMDLVGAQRFSSAVGLVTIVECCPVLLGPPLLGKLNDMYGDYKYTYWSCGIILIVSGIYLFVGMGINYRLLEKEQKAEDKLRNKGREEETNIDEAEKQKEAEKQKEANNDVANAPQKNTEDGIKEEESRM encoded by the exons ATGCCGCCAGCAATTGGAGGCCCTCAGGGATACACCCCACCAGAAGGAGGATGGGGATGGGCTGTGGTCATCGGAGCCTTCATCTCCATTGGCTTCTCCTATGCATTTCCCAAATCCATTACTGTGTTTTTCAAAGAGATTGAGGTCATCTTCGATGCATCTAGCAGCAAAGTCTCCTGGATCTCCTCCATCATGCTGGCTGTTATGTACGCAGGAG GTCCCATCAGCAGCATCTTGGTGAACAAGTATGGCAGTCGGCCAGTAATGATTGCTGGGGGCTGTCTGTCTGGGTGTGGCTTGATTGCAGCCTCTTTCTGTAACACTGTGGAAGAGCTCTACTTCTGTGTTGGGGTTGTGGGAG GTCTTGGGCTTGCATTTAACTTGAACCCAGCCTTGACCATGATTGGCAAGTACTTCTATAAGAAACGTCCATTGGCCAATGGATTAGCTATGGCAGGTAGCCCTGTAttcttgtctacactggccccCCTGAACCAGTTTTTCTTCAGTATATTTGGCTGGAGGGGGAGTTTTTTAATTCTTGGTGGCCTTTTGCTGAACTGCTGTGTAGCCGGATCTCTGATGCGACCTATAGGCCCCAAGCCAGATCAGCTGAAGAAAGAGGTCTCAAAAGAAGTATTGCAGGAAGCTGGGAAGTCCACTGTGAAAGCGGATGAAGGAGCTGGTGATGCCAGTATGGACCTCATTGCTGGAAAGACGAAGAAGCAGAAGCTCACAGTTTACCAGACTATTAACAAGTTCTTGGATTTGTCCCtgtttacacacagaggcttCTTGCTCTATCTGTCCGGCAATGTGATTATGTTCTTTGGACTGTTTACTCCCTTAGTCTTCCTCAGCAATTATGCCAAGAGTAAAGAGTTTGGTAATGAGTCTGCTGCCTTTCTGCTCTCCATTCTGGCCTTTGTAGACATGGTGGCTAGGCCTTCCATGGGACTGGTGGCAAACACGAAGTGGGTTAGACCAAGGATCCAAtatttctttgctgtctctgtggTGTATAATGGAGCGTGCCACCTCCTGGCACCCTTCTCCACCACCTATGCTGGGTTTTGCGTCTATGCTGGGTTCTTTGGATTTGCCTTTGGCTGGCTCAGCTCTGTCTTGTTTGAAACATTGATGGATTTGGTTGGGGCTCAGAGGTTCTCCAGCGCTGTCGGGTTGGTGACTATTGTGGAATGCTGCCCTGTGCTCCTGGGACCACCTCTCCTAG GTAAACTCAATGACATGTACGGTGACTACAAATACACATACTGGTCCTGTGGAATCATTTTGATCGTCTCTGGGATCTACCTGTTTGTGGGAATGGGCATCAACTACCGGCTGCTGGAGAAAGAACAAAAGGCAGAGGACAAGCTGAGAAacaaagggagagaggaggaaaccAATATTGATGAGGCCGAGAAACAAAAAGAGGCTGAGAAACAAAAAGAGGCAAACAATGATGTGGCTAATGCGCCACAGAAAAACACAGAAGATGGCATAAAAGAGGAGGAGAGTCGTATGTGA